Proteins from one Tachyglossus aculeatus isolate mTacAcu1 chromosome 23, mTacAcu1.pri, whole genome shotgun sequence genomic window:
- the F2R gene encoding proteinase-activated receptor 1 — protein MRLLLLVSSGLSVLGSGLHTPASPTDQDLGSGNVATVGPRGFLFNKGGNEYDPIPELGAEEEHTSNLSNKTFDSRKQQVSPISEDAASYLTSRWLTRFVPVLYTVVFVVSLPLNAMAIVVFLWKMKVKKPAVVYMLHLATADVLFVSVLPFKIVNYFSGNDWAFGSGMCRFVTAAFYCNMYCSILLMTAISVDRFLAVVYPMQSLSWRTLGRAAFACLVIWLVAIAGVTPLLLKEQTVDIPGLNITTCHDVLEAGKFRDFYAYYFPVFSLVFFFVPLIISSVCYVSIIRCLGASSVSNQSKKTRALFLSAAVFCIFILCFGPTNVLLITHYLSFLNSARAEAAYFAYLLCVCVSSVSCCIDPLVYYYASSEYQRYLYQLLHCKDGAEAGSFSSSGQLVAKASKMDTCSSSVNNSIYKKLLT, from the exons ATGCGGCTCCTCCTGCTCGTCTCCTCCGGCCTCAGCGTCCTGGGCTCGGGGCTCCACACCCCGGCCTCTCCCACCGACCAAG ATTTAGGATCGGGGAATGTGGCTACAGTGGGCCCCCGGGGCTTTCTCTTCAACAAGGGCGGAAACGAATATGATCCCATCCCTGAGCTCGGCGCTGAGGAGGAACACACATCCAACCTCTCCAATAAAACCTTCGATTCCCGGAAACAGCAAGTGAGCCCCATCTCGGAGGACGCCGCGAGCTACCTGACCAGCCGGTGGCTGACGCGCTTCGTCCCCGTGCTCTACACCGTGGTGTTCGTCGTGAGCCTGCCGCTCAACGCGATGGCCATCGTGGTGTTCCTCTGGAAGATGAAGGTCAAAAAACCGGCCGTGGTCTACATGTTGCACCTGGCCACGGCCGACGTCTTGTTCGTCAGCGTCCTTCCCTTTAAGATCGTCAACTATTTTTCGGGAAACGACTGGGCCTTCGGGTCTGGGATGTGCCGCTTTGTCACGGCCGCATTCTACTGCAACATGTACTGCTCCATCTTGCTCATGACGGCCATCAGCGTGGACCGTTTCCTGGCCGTGGTCTACCCCATGCAGTCTCTGTCCTGGCGCACCCTGGGCAGGGCCGCCTTTGCCTGCCTGGTCATCTGGCTGGTCGCAATAGCAGGCGTCACCCCGCTGCTGCTCAAGGAGCAGACTGTGGACATCCCCGGCTTAAACATAACCACCTGCCACGACGTGTTAGAGGCGGGAAAGTTTCGCGACTTCTACGCTTACTACTTCCCCGTTTTCTCTTTGGTCTTCTTTTTCGTGCCTTTAATCATCTCCTCAGTCTGCTACGTGTCTATCATTCGATGCCTCGGCGCTTCTTCGGTCTCTAACCAGAGCAAGAAGACTCGGGCTCTGTTCCTGTCTGCGGCCGTCTTCTGTATCTTCATCCTTTGCTTCGGACCCACCAACGTCCTTCTGATAACTCATTATTTGTCATTTCTTAATAGCGCCAGAGCCGAGGCTGCCTACTTTGCTTATCTCCTCTGTGTCTGTGTCAGCAGTGTGAGTTGTTGCATTGACCCGCTGGTTTATTATTACGCCTCTTCAGAGTACCAGAGATATCTCTATCAACTCCTGCACTGCAAGGACGGTGCTGAGGCCGGCAGCTTCAGCAGCAGTGGCCAGTTGGTGGCCAAGGCTAGTAAAATGGACACTTGCTCCAGTAGCGTGAATAACAGCATATACAAAAAGCTCTTAacttag